A window of the Stigmatella aurantiaca genome harbors these coding sequences:
- a CDS encoding serine/threonine protein kinase, whose product MATSRQPWSVPGVILFSHGDLSYEVDLSRPLVEELTQSRLGEMTVPAWERTEKKRLREVIVRSLPPTASDAPETLERMRARLREEAHLATYLQHPRIARTLGPYEVQGVLYIVSDRVEGTSINTLITYSQMREKLLSPAFCLYVGAEVAGALHSAHTCKDGNGAPLGIVHRDLNPARIFLEPEGGVILKDFARARSLLPGRVATTLPRPQGDVFYCSPEALLCEETDPRSDLFSLGLVLLELATWRHLYSTATVRPDDLEEALTEKVKGKVLDAAMTAMEADIPDHAEDCILRAATFTREEVDEITQPLVHPLCAIVRRLIQRNPEDRYQSAAEVEAELRVGLAALGAPYGPKEALDEVLLSLTGASMSRGVLGPTSESQLPPNMVTEEDIINERDSTP is encoded by the coding sequence ATGGCTACTTCTCGCCAACCCTGGAGCGTCCCGGGGGTGATTCTCTTCTCTCACGGCGATCTCTCGTATGAGGTGGATCTGTCGCGTCCGTTGGTCGAAGAGTTGACGCAATCCAGGCTCGGGGAAATGACCGTCCCAGCCTGGGAGCGCACCGAGAAGAAGCGCCTGCGGGAAGTCATCGTCCGCTCTCTTCCGCCCACGGCGTCAGACGCTCCCGAAACGCTGGAGAGGATGCGCGCACGGCTCCGGGAAGAGGCGCACCTCGCCACGTACCTGCAACACCCGAGAATCGCCCGCACCCTCGGGCCCTACGAAGTCCAAGGCGTTCTCTACATCGTGTCTGACCGTGTAGAGGGCACCTCGATCAACACCCTGATCACCTACTCGCAGATGCGCGAAAAACTCCTCTCCCCGGCGTTCTGCCTCTACGTGGGCGCCGAAGTCGCGGGAGCCCTGCACTCCGCACACACCTGCAAGGACGGGAACGGCGCCCCGCTGGGCATCGTTCATCGGGACTTGAACCCCGCGCGCATCTTCCTGGAACCAGAGGGAGGGGTGATACTGAAGGACTTTGCCCGCGCGCGCTCCCTGCTGCCGGGCCGCGTTGCAACGACGCTGCCGCGCCCTCAAGGCGACGTGTTCTATTGCTCCCCCGAGGCGTTGCTCTGCGAGGAGACGGATCCGCGCTCGGATCTGTTCTCACTGGGGCTGGTGCTGCTGGAACTGGCCACTTGGCGCCACCTCTACAGCACCGCCACCGTGCGGCCCGACGACTTGGAGGAGGCGCTAACGGAGAAGGTCAAGGGGAAGGTTCTGGACGCGGCGATGACGGCCATGGAGGCAGACATACCGGACCATGCCGAAGACTGCATCCTGCGGGCTGCCACATTCACCCGGGAAGAAGTGGACGAGATCACCCAGCCGCTGGTGCATCCGCTGTGCGCCATCGTCCGCAGGTTGATCCAGCGGAACCCGGAAGATCGCTATCAGTCGGCGGCTGAAGTGGAGGCGGAACTTCGGGTGGGCCTTGCTGCGCTAGGAGCCCCCTACGGGCCCAAGGAGGCGCTAGACGAGGTGCTGCTGTCTCTGACGGGGGCCAGCATGAGCCGGGGCGTTCTCGGGCCCACGAGCGAGAGCCAGCTACCGCCCAACATGGTGACGGAAGAGGACATCATCAACGAGCGGGACAGCACTCCCTAG
- a CDS encoding serine/threonine protein kinase: MFADFDPLNLKPGQMVSDWRIVRRIGSGGYAVVYEVERDGERFALKVACQTERSSDPRQTDARARREVACLQQLNHRNIIRMLTSGRWPHARSGFHYIVLDFVDGYTLARWVERTHPTPHEVVVLFLKLFDALEHMHAKKVLHRDLSLRNIMVTKDGEPVIIDFGAADYATAEDLTDGPLPPGTPRNRSPEAQSFWDENRLKHGARYTFKATDDIFALGANLYDVLTDPTPERSERRPVLNSMLLVPPTPYRATKGRVPGELSACAMKLIHRDLEVRPATAKDARRLLADLERYEDAEWREIPIHPASSQLPPEPPAAEPLPVEARQSESPQEPIPSHSFPVQAGPADAAPVPSAAAGGPVQHIPRRAWLRPVFLGAVALSVFAAVVAASVLHRPAQPEPPPVARSASAEQPPASSTLAEKPTSRPERLASPLPTQKEASLSVKLPDNSPTLTNGVPDSQQVQKASGRRALIKKCAALVASVAWLEAGCTGVQTRPDPEPCPEEAVKAMRQELGWAVGYDGPGILLDVTKGTYEEAREQPHAVWKDGPVTGALIRAEGKAPAGMRVDGHLWTTGDHIYGRYVRAHLPGGRTVPICLELSNQGDLGSELEEGSKPGAPVASKVSDTRAVERWR; this comes from the coding sequence ATGTTCGCGGATTTTGATCCCCTAAACCTCAAGCCCGGTCAGATGGTGAGCGACTGGCGCATTGTCCGACGCATCGGGAGCGGCGGTTATGCCGTCGTCTACGAGGTGGAGAGGGACGGCGAGCGCTTCGCGCTCAAGGTGGCCTGTCAGACAGAACGCAGCAGTGATCCGAGGCAGACGGACGCGCGCGCGCGGCGCGAGGTGGCGTGCCTCCAGCAACTCAACCACCGGAACATCATCCGCATGTTGACGAGTGGCCGGTGGCCGCATGCGCGCTCTGGCTTCCACTACATCGTTCTCGATTTCGTGGACGGCTACACGCTCGCCCGCTGGGTCGAGCGGACCCACCCGACGCCGCATGAAGTCGTCGTCCTGTTCCTCAAGCTGTTTGACGCCCTGGAGCACATGCACGCGAAAAAGGTGCTCCATCGGGATTTGAGCCTGAGAAACATCATGGTCACCAAGGACGGCGAGCCGGTGATCATCGACTTTGGAGCGGCGGACTACGCGACCGCTGAAGATTTGACCGATGGGCCGTTACCCCCAGGAACGCCGCGCAACCGCAGCCCCGAGGCTCAAAGCTTCTGGGATGAAAACCGCCTCAAGCACGGGGCCCGTTACACGTTCAAGGCGACGGACGATATTTTCGCGCTTGGGGCCAACCTCTACGACGTGCTGACGGACCCGACACCGGAACGCAGCGAGCGGCGGCCCGTGCTCAATAGCATGTTGCTGGTGCCGCCTACCCCGTACCGGGCAACCAAGGGGCGTGTTCCAGGGGAGTTGAGCGCCTGCGCGATGAAGCTGATCCATCGTGACCTGGAGGTGCGGCCAGCGACCGCGAAGGATGCGCGGCGCCTGCTGGCAGACTTGGAGCGCTACGAAGACGCCGAGTGGCGCGAGATCCCCATTCACCCGGCATCCTCGCAGCTACCGCCAGAGCCCCCGGCAGCGGAGCCCTTGCCAGTGGAAGCGCGACAATCCGAGAGCCCACAGGAGCCGATCCCTTCACATTCGTTCCCAGTGCAGGCGGGGCCAGCGGATGCGGCGCCCGTGCCTTCTGCTGCGGCGGGGGGGCCTGTGCAGCACATCCCGCGCCGTGCGTGGCTGCGTCCGGTGTTCCTCGGGGCGGTGGCGCTCTCTGTCTTCGCGGCTGTCGTGGCCGCATCCGTGCTGCATAGGCCAGCGCAACCCGAACCGCCCCCCGTGGCCAGGAGCGCGTCAGCAGAGCAACCCCCAGCCTCAAGCACTCTGGCCGAAAAGCCGACAAGCCGCCCCGAACGGTTAGCCTCGCCTCTCCCTACCCAGAAGGAGGCGAGCCTGTCCGTGAAGCTGCCCGACAACTCCCCAACGCTCACCAACGGCGTACCCGACTCGCAGCAGGTCCAGAAGGCCAGCGGGCGGCGCGCGCTCATCAAGAAGTGCGCGGCGCTCGTGGCCTCCGTCGCATGGCTTGAGGCGGGCTGCACTGGCGTGCAGACGCGCCCGGATCCCGAGCCGTGCCCCGAGGAAGCCGTTAAGGCGATGCGACAAGAGCTAGGGTGGGCAGTGGGCTACGACGGGCCTGGCATCCTGCTGGACGTGACCAAGGGGACCTATGAAGAGGCACGCGAGCAACCTCATGCCGTTTGGAAGGATGGGCCCGTTACGGGGGCGCTGATCAGGGCGGAAGGCAAGGCGCCTGCGGGGATGAGGGTAGATGGGCATCTGTGGACGACGGGAGATCACATCTATGGACGATACGTCCGTGCCCACCTTCCAGGCGGGCGCACCGTGCCGATCTGCCTCGAACTGTCCAACCAGGGCGATTTGGGCTCGGAACTGGAAGAGGGCTCAAAGCCCGGCGCCCCGGTGGCGTCCAAGGTGTCTGATACGCGGGCCGTTGAGCGGTGGAGGTGA
- a CDS encoding DUF2381 family protein yields MFRPFTPSFALASLLVGLTATVQAAPIGRSVVLTGKSGESPVLYVAPGTVTVILLGAQIVRESVQVEGRARFAVFEVGDAGVTLSPTVALGTGEQLALRVTYREGSPASVVFLLTGQPGTADGLVNVSRPPQTVEACRVELSATRERCEAQAKELVALKARPAALSPAAVALAGFVTEKGIRGAKFEKACLETRGEELRPARCWGLGGTTWSVVVLEVSNTGGEPWAPEWAEVTPAGGEPRRARAVLSGQAPIPPGGVVSVAVEVEMPAREEPNEWLGALHAVRVCNGDGSRCLSVPQVTL; encoded by the coding sequence TTGTTCCGACCCTTCACCCCAAGTTTTGCGCTCGCCTCCCTGCTGGTGGGCCTTACAGCGACGGTACAGGCCGCGCCCATAGGGCGCTCCGTTGTTCTCACGGGCAAGTCGGGCGAGTCCCCGGTGCTCTACGTCGCGCCTGGCACCGTCACGGTGATCCTACTTGGCGCTCAGATTGTCCGTGAGTCTGTCCAGGTGGAGGGCCGCGCCCGCTTCGCTGTATTCGAGGTGGGGGATGCAGGGGTGACGCTCTCGCCCACCGTGGCGCTCGGGACTGGCGAACAGCTCGCGTTGCGAGTCACCTACCGCGAGGGCTCACCCGCAAGCGTCGTGTTCCTGCTGACCGGGCAGCCGGGCACAGCGGATGGCTTGGTCAACGTGAGCCGCCCGCCGCAAACCGTCGAGGCGTGCCGCGTGGAACTGTCGGCCACGCGCGAGCGGTGCGAGGCGCAAGCCAAGGAACTGGTGGCGTTGAAGGCACGGCCCGCAGCCTTGAGCCCGGCAGCCGTGGCGCTCGCGGGCTTCGTGACCGAGAAGGGCATAAGGGGAGCGAAGTTTGAGAAAGCGTGCCTCGAGACGCGCGGGGAGGAGCTTCGCCCCGCACGGTGCTGGGGCCTCGGAGGGACAACGTGGAGCGTGGTTGTCCTCGAAGTGAGCAATACCGGAGGGGAACCGTGGGCACCCGAGTGGGCCGAGGTAACGCCCGCAGGAGGGGAGCCGCGCCGCGCTCGCGCGGTGCTCTCAGGGCAAGCACCCATCCCGCCGGGCGGTGTGGTGAGCGTGGCCGTGGAAGTGGAGATGCCCGCGCGTGAGGAGCCGAACGAATGGCTGGGGGCGCTACACGCAGTGCGGGTGTGCAACGGTGACGGGAGCCGTTGTCTGTCCGTTCCCCAGGTGACGCTGTAG